From the genome of Paracoccus seriniphilus, one region includes:
- the ggt gene encoding gamma-glutamyltransferase, which produces MTRFSLVTALLMGTVWALPGAAQQATDAISPESGSAAAEAADFAGLSEAGLAALESKAQGKPVTAENWMVAAANPLAVQAGAEVLRQGGSAADAMVAVQTVLGLVEPQSSGLGGGAFLVWYDAATGELTTLDARETAPLAATPTYFQDENGEPLAFYDAVVGGRSVGTPGTPALLEAAHRRWGKSNWASLFEPAIELAENGFTVSSRLAGAVADDVERLGRFPATRDYFLPGGAPLAAGDTVVNADYAHVLKRLAVEGSKAFYHGEIAEGIVDTVRNAEGNPGLLALEDLARYRVIERPAVCAEYRDHDICGMGPPSSGALTVGQILGMLGNYDLASLGADNPESWRLIGDASRLAFADRGRYMADSDFVPVPTSGLVDPGYLAERAKLLAGDDALPEVSAGSPGWTHAMLWGQDNAIEFPSTSHIAIVDSYGNALSMTTTIENGFGSRLFTQGFLLNNEMTDFSFSTHDEAGYPIANRLEPGKRPRSSMAPSIVMKDDKPVLVIGSPGGSRIIGYVAKAIIGNLDWGLDIQQAISLPNIVNRFGTMDVEAGSAAVDLAQPLADLGYEVNERDLNSGLHGIAITPDGLQGGADPRREGIAIGG; this is translated from the coding sequence ATGACACGTTTCAGTCTTGTCACTGCGCTGCTGATGGGCACGGTCTGGGCATTGCCCGGCGCGGCGCAGCAGGCAACCGATGCAATTTCACCCGAAAGCGGCAGCGCCGCGGCCGAGGCTGCCGATTTCGCAGGTCTGTCCGAGGCCGGTCTTGCGGCGCTGGAAAGCAAGGCGCAAGGCAAACCCGTCACTGCCGAAAACTGGATGGTCGCGGCAGCCAATCCGCTGGCTGTTCAAGCCGGAGCCGAGGTGCTGCGACAGGGTGGCAGTGCAGCCGATGCCATGGTGGCGGTGCAAACCGTGCTGGGGCTGGTCGAGCCGCAAAGCTCGGGGCTTGGGGGCGGTGCGTTCCTGGTCTGGTATGACGCCGCGACGGGCGAATTGACCACGCTGGATGCGCGCGAAACCGCGCCGCTGGCCGCCACGCCGACCTATTTTCAGGATGAAAATGGCGAGCCGCTGGCATTCTATGATGCAGTGGTTGGTGGCCGCTCGGTCGGCACGCCCGGCACCCCGGCCTTGCTGGAGGCCGCGCATCGTCGCTGGGGCAAGTCCAACTGGGCCAGCCTTTTTGAACCGGCGATAGAACTGGCCGAGAACGGCTTTACCGTCTCTTCGCGTCTTGCCGGGGCGGTGGCCGATGATGTCGAGCGTCTGGGCCGCTTTCCGGCCACGCGGGATTATTTCCTGCCTGGCGGCGCCCCGCTTGCTGCGGGCGATACGGTCGTGAATGCCGATTACGCCCATGTGCTGAAACGTCTGGCCGTCGAGGGCAGCAAGGCTTTCTATCATGGCGAAATCGCTGAAGGCATCGTGGATACCGTGCGCAATGCCGAGGGCAACCCTGGGCTGTTGGCCCTCGAGGATCTGGCCCGCTACCGGGTCATCGAACGGCCGGCCGTCTGCGCCGAATACCGCGATCACGATATCTGCGGCATGGGGCCGCCCTCTTCGGGTGCGCTGACCGTCGGGCAGATTCTGGGAATGCTGGGCAATTACGATCTGGCCAGTCTTGGTGCCGACAATCCCGAGAGTTGGCGTCTGATCGGAGATGCGTCGCGCCTGGCCTTTGCCGATCGCGGGCGCTACATGGCCGACAGCGACTTCGTGCCGGTGCCTACCAGCGGGCTTGTCGATCCCGGCTATCTGGCCGAGCGGGCCAAATTGCTGGCCGGGGACGATGCCCTGCCCGAAGTCAGCGCCGGTTCGCCGGGCTGGACCCACGCCATGCTGTGGGGGCAGGACAACGCGATCGAGTTCCCCTCAACCTCACATATCGCGATTGTCGATTCCTATGGCAATGCGCTGTCCATGACGACAACGATCGAGAACGGCTTTGGCTCGCGCCTGTTCACGCAGGGCTTTCTGCTGAACAATGAAATGACCGATTTCTCGTTCTCGACCCATGACGAGGCGGGCTATCCCATCGCCAACCGTCTGGAGCCGGGGAAGCGCCCGCGATCCTCGATGGCCCCCAGCATCGTGATGAAGGACGACAAGCCGGTTCTGGTCATTGGCTCTCCGGGCGGCAGCCGGATCATCGGCTATGTCGCCAAGGCGATCATCGGCAATCTTGACTGGGGGCTGGACATCCAGCAGGCCATTTCGCTGCCCAATATCGTCAACCGTTTCGGCACCATGGATGTCGAGGCCGGCAGCGCGGCGGTTGATCTGGCGCAGCCTCTGGCGGATCTGGGTTACGAGGTGAACGAACGTGATCTGAATTCGGGCTTGCACGGCATCGCAATCACGCCGGACGGGCTGCAGGGCGGGGCCGATCCGCGCCGTGAAGGCATTGCCATCGGCGGGTGA
- a CDS encoding DsbE family thiol:disulfide interchange protein: MARISPLVALPPLAFAALAGMFLWGMGRDDPDALPSTMVGRPAPAVSETTLPGKTQLTHEMLQQPGVKLVNFWASWCPPCRAEHPTLTELSKQLPVYGIDLKDPEANAMSFLTQDGDPFHALATDPKGRTAIEWGVTAPPETFIIDGEGNVLFRFAGPMVREDYTNRFLPQLEKALAEEE; encoded by the coding sequence ATGGCTAGGATTTCACCGCTTGTTGCGCTGCCGCCGCTGGCCTTTGCGGCCCTTGCGGGAATGTTCCTGTGGGGCATGGGGCGCGATGATCCCGACGCATTGCCTTCGACCATGGTCGGGCGCCCTGCACCGGCCGTGTCCGAGACGACCTTGCCGGGCAAGACGCAACTGACGCATGAGATGTTGCAGCAACCGGGCGTCAAGCTGGTCAACTTCTGGGCCAGCTGGTGCCCGCCGTGCCGCGCCGAGCACCCGACACTGACCGAATTGAGCAAGCAACTGCCGGTCTATGGCATCGACCTGAAGGACCCCGAGGCCAACGCGATGTCCTTTCTGACGCAGGACGGCGATCCCTTCCACGCGCTGGCGACCGACCCCAAGGGGCGCACGGCCATTGAATGGGGTGTGACTGCCCCGCCAGAGACCTTCATCATCGATGGAGAGGGCAACGTGCTGTTCCGTTTTGCCGGGCCGATGGTGCGCGAGGATTACACCAACCGCTTTCTTCCACAGCTGGAAAAGGCGCTGGCCGAAGAAGAGTGA
- the ccmD gene encoding heme exporter protein CcmD — translation MIDLGKYAGTVLAAYGVSAVLLIGLIWQSVAANARARRALEKQEENG, via the coding sequence ATGATTGATCTGGGTAAATATGCAGGCACCGTTCTGGCCGCCTATGGCGTATCCGCGGTGCTGTTGATCGGCCTGATCTGGCAGAGCGTGGCGGCCAATGCCCGCGCCAGGCGGGCCTTGGAAAAGCAGGAAGAGAATGGCTAG
- a CDS encoding heme ABC transporter permease, with protein MSIWEYANPVKFMRSSGAILPWVVAGAAVCTIGGVLWGFLTPQDYKQGATVKIVFLHVPAAMMAINIWVMMLVTSLIWLIRRHHVSALAAKAAAPIGAVMTLIALMTGAIWGQPMWGSWWEWDPRLTSFLILFLFYIGYIALWAAVEDPDSAADLTGVLCLVGSVFALLSRYAVLFWNQGLHQGASLSVAPGERMSAVYRYPLYLSMLGFLLLFLALVLIRTRTEIRKRRLVALQAREARA; from the coding sequence ATGTCGATCTGGGAATATGCAAACCCTGTCAAGTTCATGCGCAGCAGTGGCGCAATCCTGCCCTGGGTGGTTGCGGGGGCGGCTGTCTGCACCATTGGCGGCGTGCTGTGGGGCTTTCTGACGCCGCAGGATTACAAGCAGGGCGCGACCGTCAAGATCGTCTTTCTGCATGTGCCCGCTGCCATGATGGCGATCAATATCTGGGTCATGATGCTGGTGACCTCGCTGATCTGGCTGATCCGGCGGCATCATGTCAGCGCGCTGGCGGCCAAGGCCGCCGCGCCGATCGGGGCGGTGATGACGCTGATTGCGCTGATGACCGGTGCAATCTGGGGCCAGCCGATGTGGGGTTCATGGTGGGAATGGGATCCGCGGCTGACCAGCTTCCTGATCCTGTTTCTGTTCTATATCGGCTATATCGCGCTTTGGGCGGCGGTCGAGGATCCCGACAGCGCCGCCGATCTGACCGGGGTGCTTTGTCTGGTCGGTTCGGTCTTTGCGCTGCTCAGCCGCTATGCGGTGTTGTTCTGGAACCAGGGGTTGCACCAGGGGGCCTCGCTGTCCGTTGCTCCGGGCGAACGGATGAGTGCGGTCTACCGCTACCCGCTATATCTTTCGATGCTGGGCTTCCTGCTGCTGTTCCTGGCGCTGGTCCTGATTCGGACACGCACCGAGATCCGCAAGCGGCGTCTGGTCGCATTGCAGGCCAGAGAGGCGCGGGCATGA
- the ccmB gene encoding heme exporter protein CcmB encodes MLALLKRDLVLATRAGGGFGLAVAFFLILCALVPFGVGPQTEALRPIAPGILWVGALLSCLLSLDRIFALDHEDGSLDLLATAPLPLEGVVAIKALAHWLTTSLPLIVAAPVFGLLLHLPGNAVPWLVVSLFIGTPALSVLGAFGAAITVGLRRGGLLLSLLVLPLYIPTLIFGTEIVRRGAQDADPVTPILFLGGISAAVVALVPFAAAAALRVNLR; translated from the coding sequence ATGCTGGCCCTGCTGAAACGCGATCTGGTTCTGGCAACCCGTGCGGGTGGCGGTTTCGGGCTGGCCGTCGCTTTTTTCCTGATACTTTGCGCATTGGTGCCCTTTGGTGTCGGACCGCAGACCGAGGCCTTGCGCCCCATTGCGCCGGGAATCCTGTGGGTCGGGGCACTGTTGTCCTGCTTGTTGTCGCTGGACCGCATCTTTGCGCTGGATCACGAGGATGGCAGCCTTGATCTGCTGGCGACGGCCCCCTTGCCGCTGGAAGGTGTGGTGGCCATCAAGGCGCTGGCGCATTGGCTGACCACCAGCCTGCCGCTGATCGTGGCCGCGCCGGTCTTTGGCCTGCTGCTGCATCTGCCGGGAAATGCCGTGCCCTGGCTGGTCGTTTCGCTGTTCATCGGCACGCCGGCGCTGTCGGTTCTGGGGGCCTTTGGGGCGGCGATTACCGTCGGTCTGCGCCGCGGGGGGCTGTTGTTGTCCCTGCTGGTGCTGCCGCTGTACATTCCGACCTTGATTTTCGGGACCGAGATCGTCAGGCGGGGTGCGCAGGATGCCGATCCGGTGACACCGATCCTGTTCCTCGGCGGAATTAGCGCCGCCGTTGTTGCGTTGGTGCCATTTGCCGCTGCGGCGGCGCTGCGCGTCAACTTGCGCTGA
- the ccmA gene encoding heme ABC exporter ATP-binding protein CcmA — translation MTLLSVTDLAVARGGMRVVEGVSFSLHPGAALILRGPNGIGKTSLLRTLAGLQPAVSGSIEHDEDAIAYAAHADGLKPALTAAENLRFWADVFGGFPIEAALEAMELTALADRPAGALSAGQKRRLGLARLLVTGRPVWMLDEPTVSLDAQSVERFARVIGQHLEAGGAAILATHIDLGLTGADVLDLTPFRARPGQGARPAGFNEAFA, via the coding sequence GTGACGCTGCTGAGCGTCACGGATCTGGCGGTCGCCCGTGGCGGAATGCGGGTCGTGGAAGGCGTTTCCTTTTCGCTGCATCCCGGCGCGGCACTGATCCTGCGCGGGCCGAATGGCATCGGCAAGACCAGCCTGCTGCGCACGCTTGCCGGGTTGCAGCCCGCGGTCAGCGGCAGCATTGAACATGACGAGGATGCCATTGCCTATGCCGCCCATGCAGATGGGCTGAAACCTGCGCTGACGGCGGCGGAAAACCTGCGCTTCTGGGCAGATGTTTTCGGCGGTTTCCCGATCGAGGCAGCGCTGGAGGCCATGGAACTGACCGCATTGGCAGATCGCCCGGCAGGCGCGCTGTCTGCGGGGCAGAAACGGCGGCTGGGTCTGGCGCGGCTGCTGGTGACGGGGCGGCCGGTCTGGATGCTGGATGAGCCGACCGTTTCGCTGGATGCACAATCGGTCGAGCGCTTTGCGAGGGTCATTGGCCAACATCTCGAGGCAGGCGGCGCGGCAATTCTGGCCACGCATATCGATCTGGGCCTGACCGGGGCCGACGTGCTTGACCTGACGCCCTTCCGCGCGCGACCGGGGCAGGGCGCGAGACCTGCCGGTTTCAACGAGGCCTTCGCATGA
- a CDS encoding Mth938-like domain-containing protein produces MAMKPTDFGGAVAVDGYGPGFFRVGGTVIRGPVLVTGTRADAWGGLSDRAALLALAGQIDVLFLGMGEHIAHPPKDLVEALDEVGVMVEAMASPTAARTYNVTLSEGRRVACALVPL; encoded by the coding sequence ATGGCGATGAAGCCCACCGATTTCGGCGGCGCCGTTGCGGTTGACGGCTATGGGCCGGGGTTCTTCCGCGTCGGCGGTACCGTCATTCGCGGGCCGGTTCTGGTGACGGGAACGCGCGCCGATGCCTGGGGCGGCCTGTCGGACCGGGCGGCGCTGCTGGCCCTGGCGGGGCAGATCGACGTGCTGTTCCTGGGAATGGGCGAACATATTGCCCATCCGCCCAAGGATCTGGTCGAGGCGCTGGACGAGGTTGGCGTCATGGTCGAGGCGATGGCCTCGCCGACGGCTGCGCGGACCTATAATGTGACCCTCTCCGAGGGCCGGCGGGTCGCCTGCGCCCTTGTCCCCCTGTGA
- the secF gene encoding protein translocase subunit SecF has product MAFRLRLVPAQTNIDFFRWQFLTFGFSTILAVLSVVFLLIFGLNFGIDFRGGTTIRTESTQAIDVGVYREALQPLGLGDVAISEVFDPTFRDDQFVSQVRISAQDGVESVTPETISAVEAALKAVDPAITFPSVESVGPKVSGELIKTAIYAVLASLVAISFYIWVRFEWQFAIGAIVSLVHDVLITMGIFSLFQIKFDLTTIAALLTIVGYSINDTVVVFDRLRENLMKYKKRPLRDLMNLSVNETLSRTLMTSGTTLVALIALLVLGGDVIRSFVFAITFGILIGTYSSVYVAKNVVLWLGVKRDWSKKDPKEVGSPFSGAEVD; this is encoded by the coding sequence ATGGCATTCCGTTTGAGACTGGTTCCCGCGCAGACCAATATCGACTTCTTCCGTTGGCAGTTCCTGACCTTCGGGTTCTCGACCATTCTTGCGGTGCTGTCGGTGGTATTCCTGCTGATCTTCGGTTTGAATTTCGGCATCGATTTCCGCGGTGGCACGACGATCCGCACGGAATCGACCCAGGCCATCGATGTCGGGGTCTATCGCGAGGCGCTGCAGCCGCTTGGCCTTGGGGATGTGGCGATTTCCGAAGTTTTCGATCCCACCTTCCGCGACGATCAATTCGTCTCGCAGGTGCGCATCAGCGCACAGGATGGGGTGGAATCGGTTACGCCCGAAACCATCAGCGCGGTCGAGGCGGCATTGAAAGCTGTTGATCCCGCGATCACCTTCCCCTCGGTGGAATCGGTCGGCCCAAAAGTGTCTGGCGAGTTGATCAAGACCGCGATCTATGCGGTCCTTGCCTCGCTGGTGGCGATTTCCTTCTATATCTGGGTGCGCTTTGAATGGCAGTTTGCCATTGGTGCCATCGTCTCGCTGGTTCATGACGTGCTGATCACCATGGGCATTTTCAGCCTGTTCCAGATCAAGTTCGACCTGACCACCATCGCTGCGCTGCTGACGATTGTTGGCTATTCCATCAATGACACCGTGGTTGTCTTCGACCGGCTGCGTGAAAATCTGATGAAATACAAGAAGCGCCCGCTGCGTGATCTGATGAACCTGTCGGTCAATGAAACACTGTCGCGGACCCTGATGACCTCGGGAACGACCCTGGTGGCCCTGATTGCGCTGCTGGTTCTGGGCGGTGACGTGATCCGCAGCTTCGTCTTTGCCATCACCTTCGGCATCCTGATCGGCACCTATTCCTCGGTCTATGTGGCCAAGAACGTGGTGCTGTGGCTGGGCGTCAAACGGGATTGGTCCAAGAAGGATCCCAAAGAGGTCGGTTCGCCGTTTTCCGGCGCCGAGGTTGACTGA
- the secD gene encoding protein translocase subunit SecD yields MLQIDRWKRILIIGICLLGLAYAMPNLFYKRVEAHNDAVATIEKTGVTTPELEAARDGWPGWLPNGLVNLGLDLRGGAHLLGEVKVEQVYKSRMDSLWPELRSALAAERATVGAIRRVPAEDGVLKIEIGNPEQLARAVEIVRGFSEPVTTLSGAGQTSLAISAAGNTITIQLSDAEKAVTDDRTIQQSLEIIRRRVDEVGTREPTIMRQGEDRVLIQVPGIGSAAELKALIGTTAKLTFNPVVGTGGDPDARVGIGQVVLPSADQDGIYYTIEETPVVTGEELTDALPSTDQNGLPAVDFRFNPTGARKFGAYTSANVGQPFAIVLDDQVISAPVIRQAITTGSGQISGSMDYEEANRLAVLLRAGALPAELNFLEERTVGPELGQDSVDAGRIASAVGFAAVIVLMVLSYGMFGVFAAVALGVNMVLVFAILSIIGATLTLPGIAGIVLTIGMAVDANVLVFERIREELRTARGPARAIELGYERAMSAIVDANITTLIIAAILFVLGSGPVKGFAVTLSIGIVTSVFTALFVTRLITVFWFERARPRHIEV; encoded by the coding sequence ATGCTTCAGATCGACCGGTGGAAGCGCATCCTGATCATCGGGATCTGCCTTCTGGGACTGGCCTATGCCATGCCCAACCTGTTCTACAAACGTGTCGAGGCCCATAACGATGCCGTCGCCACGATCGAGAAAACAGGCGTGACAACGCCCGAGCTGGAGGCCGCCCGCGACGGCTGGCCGGGCTGGTTGCCCAATGGGCTGGTCAATCTGGGGCTGGATCTGCGCGGCGGCGCGCATCTGCTTGGCGAGGTCAAGGTCGAGCAGGTCTACAAGTCGCGCATGGATTCGCTGTGGCCGGAACTGCGCAGTGCCCTTGCCGCCGAGCGCGCCACGGTGGGGGCCATTCGCCGTGTTCCCGCCGAGGACGGCGTTCTGAAGATCGAGATCGGCAATCCCGAACAACTGGCCCGTGCCGTGGAAATCGTGCGCGGGTTTTCCGAACCGGTGACGACCCTCAGCGGTGCCGGACAGACCAGCCTTGCGATCAGTGCTGCGGGCAATACGATCACCATTCAGCTTTCGGATGCCGAAAAGGCCGTGACGGATGATCGCACCATTCAGCAAAGCCTCGAGATCATCCGCCGCCGTGTCGACGAGGTCGGCACGCGTGAGCCGACGATCATGCGTCAGGGCGAGGATCGCGTGTTGATCCAGGTGCCGGGCATCGGTTCGGCGGCCGAACTCAAGGCGCTGATCGGCACCACGGCAAAGCTGACCTTCAATCCCGTCGTCGGAACCGGAGGCGACCCCGATGCGCGGGTCGGCATTGGCCAGGTGGTGCTGCCCTCGGCCGATCAGGACGGAATTTACTATACGATCGAGGAAACGCCGGTCGTGACCGGCGAGGAACTGACAGATGCGCTGCCCTCGACGGATCAGAACGGTCTGCCTGCGGTCGATTTCCGTTTCAATCCGACCGGAGCGCGAAAATTCGGGGCCTATACCTCGGCCAATGTCGGCCAGCCCTTCGCGATCGTGCTGGATGATCAGGTGATCTCGGCGCCGGTGATCCGGCAGGCCATCACCACTGGTTCGGGGCAGATTTCGGGCTCGATGGATTATGAAGAGGCCAATCGCCTTGCCGTGCTGCTGCGCGCGGGTGCTCTGCCCGCCGAGTTGAACTTTCTGGAAGAACGCACCGTCGGACCCGAACTGGGCCAGGACAGCGTTGATGCCGGACGGATCGCATCGGCTGTCGGCTTTGCCGCCGTCATCGTGCTGATGGTGCTCTCCTACGGGATGTTCGGGGTGTTTGCCGCCGTTGCCCTGGGCGTGAACATGGTTCTGGTCTTTGCCATCCTGTCGATCATTGGCGCAACGCTGACATTGCCGGGGATCGCCGGGATCGTGCTGACCATCGGCATGGCGGTGGACGCAAATGTGCTGGTCTTCGAACGGATCCGTGAAGAGCTGCGCACGGCGCGCGGCCCTGCGCGGGCCATCGAACTGGGCTATGAACGGGCCATGTCGGCGATTGTCGACGCCAATATCACCACCTTGATCATTGCCGCGATCCTCTTCGTTCTGGGGTCGGGGCCGGTCAAGGGCTTTGCGGTGACGCTCAGCATCGGGATCGTGACCTCGGTCTTTACGGCGCTGTTCGTGACGCGGCTGATCACTGTATTCTGGTTCGAACGTGCGCGCCCGCGCCACATTGAGGTGTAA
- the yajC gene encoding preprotein translocase subunit YajC, translating into MFATPAFAQAAGSGGSTAAFAQFIPLILIFAIMYFLMIRPQQKRAKQHREMVASLKKGDQVITQGGVIGKVSTVRDDEIEVEIAQGVKVRIVRATVAQVLNKTQPVAANS; encoded by the coding sequence ATGTTCGCAACTCCCGCTTTCGCACAGGCCGCCGGATCCGGTGGTTCGACTGCCGCTTTCGCGCAGTTCATCCCGCTGATCCTGATCTTTGCGATCATGTACTTCCTGATGATCCGCCCACAGCAAAAGCGTGCCAAGCAGCATCGCGAAATGGTTGCATCGCTGAAAAAAGGCGATCAGGTCATCACGCAGGGCGGGGTGATCGGTAAGGTTTCCACCGTCCGCGACGATGAAATCGAGGTCGAGATCGCGCAGGGCGTGAAAGTCCGCATCGTGCGCGCCACGGTGGCGCAGGTTCTGAACAAGACCCAGCCCGTCGCAGCGAACAGCTGA
- the mazG gene encoding nucleoside triphosphate pyrophosphohydrolase, with protein MADSSPAKRDISAEITRLIEIMAQLRDPDKGCPWDIEQDFASIAPYTIEEAHEVADAIERKAWDELPGELGDLLLQVVFHAQMASEAGMFDFADCAAAISDKLVFRHPHVFGDESRDKSAEQQIKDWEAIKAVERANKAERGTLDGVAMGLPALTRALKLQNRAARVGFDWPDASNVLDKITEEAAELVEARDELDHDALEEEFGDLLFVIANLGRHLKLDPELALRRANAKFTRRFQAIEAALADEGRRPEDSDLAEMDRLWDQAKLAEKAAG; from the coding sequence ATGGCCGACTCCAGCCCCGCCAAGCGTGACATCTCTGCCGAGATCACGCGCCTGATCGAGATCATGGCCCAGCTGCGCGATCCCGACAAGGGCTGCCCCTGGGATATCGAACAGGATTTCGCCTCGATCGCCCCCTATACAATCGAAGAGGCCCATGAGGTCGCCGATGCCATCGAACGCAAGGCTTGGGACGAATTGCCCGGCGAATTGGGCGATCTGCTGTTGCAGGTGGTGTTTCACGCGCAGATGGCCTCCGAGGCGGGCATGTTCGACTTCGCCGATTGCGCGGCGGCCATATCGGACAAGCTGGTGTTCCGTCATCCCCATGTCTTTGGCGACGAAAGCCGCGACAAATCCGCCGAACAGCAGATCAAGGACTGGGAGGCCATCAAGGCCGTGGAACGCGCCAACAAGGCCGAGCGGGGTACCCTGGACGGCGTGGCCATGGGGCTGCCGGCCCTGACCCGTGCGCTCAAGCTGCAGAATCGGGCCGCGCGGGTGGGATTTGACTGGCCCGATGCGTCAAATGTTCTGGACAAGATCACCGAAGAAGCCGCCGAACTGGTCGAGGCCCGCGATGAACTGGACCATGATGCGCTGGAGGAAGAATTCGGCGATCTGCTTTTCGTGATCGCCAATCTGGGCCGCCATCTGAAGCTGGACCCGGAACTGGCGCTGCGCCGCGCCAATGCCAAGTTCACGCGCCGCTTCCAGGCCATCGAGGCCGCGCTTGCCGACGAGGGCCGGCGACCCGAAGACAGCGATCTTGCCGAAATGGACCGGCTGTGGGATCAGGCCAAGCTGGCGGAAAAGGCAGCGGGTTAG
- a CDS encoding sulfite exporter TauE/SafE family protein, which translates to MSEFIIPVLILLATGAFAGILAGLLGVGGGIILVPAFLLVFTQAGYGSPDVMQICLATSLSTIIVTSLRSVLAHHRRGAVDWQILRAYAPGIAIGAVSGVLTVQALRTQTLQLVFAVLVVVIATYMAISRPHWRLGDRMPQGWKQAVISLCTGFVSVLLGIGGGSIGVPLMTLHGIPIHRAVATAAGFGILIAAPSVATFLFVPAQNAPPFTVGSVNVAAFLVTIAMTMITAPLGAALAHRTDAARLKRYFAIFLFLVALNMARKVLMG; encoded by the coding sequence ATGAGTGAATTTATCATACCGGTTCTGATTCTGCTGGCCACCGGCGCATTCGCGGGAATTCTGGCAGGCTTGCTCGGGGTGGGCGGAGGCATCATTCTGGTGCCCGCCTTTCTGCTGGTCTTCACGCAGGCGGGCTATGGCAGCCCGGATGTCATGCAGATCTGTCTGGCCACCTCGCTGTCGACAATCATCGTGACTTCGCTGCGTTCGGTTCTGGCCCATCACCGCCGTGGCGCGGTCGATTGGCAGATCCTGCGGGCCTATGCACCGGGAATTGCCATCGGGGCTGTGTCGGGTGTGCTGACGGTTCAGGCGCTGCGCACCCAGACGCTGCAGCTGGTCTTTGCCGTGCTGGTGGTGGTCATCGCGACATATATGGCGATCTCGCGTCCACATTGGCGCCTGGGGGACCGGATGCCGCAGGGATGGAAACAGGCAGTGATTTCGCTGTGCACGGGTTTCGTTTCGGTTCTGCTGGGCATTGGCGGCGGCAGCATCGGTGTGCCGCTGATGACGCTGCACGGGATTCCCATTCACCGGGCGGTGGCGACGGCCGCAGGCTTTGGCATTCTGATCGCGGCACCTTCCGTGGCGACCTTCCTGTTCGTGCCGGCGCAGAATGCACCGCCCTTCACGGTCGGATCGGTGAATGTCGCGGCCTTCCTGGTGACCATCGCCATGACGATGATCACTGCCCCGCTGGGGGCGGCACTGGCGCATCGCACCGATGCCGCGAGGCTGAAACGTTACTTCGCGATCTTCCTGTTCCTTGTCGCCCTGAACATGGCGCGCAAGGTGCTGATGGGCTAA
- the dusA gene encoding tRNA dihydrouridine(20/20a) synthase DusA: protein MISEAKSDSCGSFRLSVAPMMDWTDRNCRVFHRMMSRRALLYTEMVTAPAVIHGDRSRLLDYDAAEHPVALQLGGSDPAELREATRIAADWGYDEINLNVGCPSDRVQSGCFGAVLMKSPDLVAECVQAMMEVSNAEVTVKCRIGVDDQEPSEVLPDFLARMQQAGIRRMTIHARKAWLQGLSPRENREVPPLDYPLVLAMKQAFPEMHLSVNGGIATMDQLDEHLQHMDGVMIGRAAYHQPWQILGAADRLWDATPPFTDPCEVAVAMRPVIESHLQGGGRLHQFTRHMLGLFHGRAGARGWKRTLSEGASKGGIEVYDAALDQVMQAAA from the coding sequence ATGATTAGTGAAGCAAAATCAGATTCTTGCGGTTCTTTTCGGCTTTCCGTGGCACCCATGATGGACTGGACCGACCGCAATTGTCGCGTCTTTCACCGGATGATGTCGCGCCGCGCGCTGCTGTATACCGAGATGGTGACCGCGCCGGCGGTCATTCATGGTGACCGGTCACGTCTGCTTGATTATGACGCCGCAGAACATCCGGTGGCGCTGCAGCTTGGTGGTTCGGACCCCGCCGAATTGCGCGAGGCGACACGCATCGCGGCAGACTGGGGCTATGACGAGATCAATCTGAATGTCGGCTGCCCCAGCGACCGCGTGCAATCGGGCTGCTTCGGGGCGGTCTTGATGAAATCTCCGGATCTGGTCGCCGAATGTGTGCAGGCCATGATGGAGGTCAGCAACGCCGAGGTGACTGTCAAATGTCGCATTGGCGTCGACGATCAGGAACCGTCCGAGGTGCTGCCCGATTTCCTGGCGCGAATGCAGCAGGCCGGAATCCGGCGCATGACAATCCACGCACGCAAGGCGTGGTTGCAGGGGCTGAGCCCGCGCGAGAACCGCGAGGTTCCGCCACTGGACTATCCGCTGGTCCTTGCCATGAAACAGGCGTTTCCCGAGATGCATCTGTCGGTCAATGGCGGCATTGCGACCATGGATCAGCTGGATGAGCATCTGCAACATATGGACGGCGTCATGATCGGGCGTGCGGCCTATCATCAGCCCTGGCAAATTCTGGGGGCTGCGGACCGGCTGTGGGATGCGACGCCGCCGTTCACGGACCCCTGCGAGGTTGCCGTCGCCATGCGTCCGGTGATCGAGTCACATCTGCAAGGTGGCGGACGTCTGCATCAGTTCACGCGCCATATGCTGGGCCTGTTTCACGGCCGGGCGGGCGCAAGGGGATGGAAGCGCACCCTCTCCGAAGGTGCGTCCAAAGGCGGGATCGAGGTCTATGACGCGGCCCTTGACCAGGTGATGCAAGCGGCGGCGTGA